A segment of the Candidatus Brevundimonas phytovorans genome:
CATCCGACGCCGCCAGCATCAGCGAGCGGTGCTTGATCGGGTCGGCGAAGCGATAGGCGGGGAAGCCGCTTTGCTTCAGGCCCAGAGGATCGCCGCCGCCGCGCAGACGGAAGTCCTCCTCGGCGATCTCGAAGCCGTCTTCGGTGCGGCGCAGGGTTTCCAGGCGCTCGCGCGCGGTCTCTCCTAACGCCCCGTCCTGACCGCCGTACAACAGGATGCAGGTGCTGGACTTGGCCCCGCGTCCGACCCGACCGCGCAGTTGGTGCAGTTGGGCCAGACCGAAGCGGTCGGCGTGTTCGATGACCATGATGGAGGCGTTGGGCACGTCCACGCCCACCTCGACGACCGTGGTGGCGACCAATAGCGGGATGCGCCCTTCCGCGAACTCGGCCATGACGGCCTCACGCTCGGCGCCCGGCATCTGGCCGTGAGCCAGGCCCACCTCGACCTGCAGGATGCGGCGCAGATCGTTGGCGCGTTCCTCGGCGGCGGCCAGATCGATGGCCTCGGACTCGGCGACCAGAGGGCATATCCAATAGGCCTGGGCGCCGCTGTCGATCGCCGCCTTCAGTCGCTTGGCCACTTCGCCGATGCGGACCAGAGGCACCACGGCGGTGGCGACCGGGGTGCGGCCCGGCGGTTTCTCCATCAGGCGGCTGACTTCCAGTTCGCCGTACTGTGTCAGTTCCAGCGTGCGCGGAATCGGGGTGGCCGACATGGTGAGCAGATGGACGCCGCCGAGGCTCGGGTCGCCCTTGGCCTGAAGTCTCTGGCGCTCATTGACGCCGAAGCGGTGCTGTTCGTCGATGACGGCCAGGGCTAGGCGTTTGAACTGCACTGCGTCCTGGAACAGGGCGTGGGTGCCAATGGCGACCTGGGCCTCGCCGGAGGCCAAGGCCGCCAGCCGTTTGCGTCGCTCGGCTTGCGTGTCGCGGCCGGTCAGCAGAATGGTCGCTATCCCGGCTTCTTCCAGCATCGGGCCGAGGCGTTGATAGTGCTGACGCGCCAGGATTTCAGTCGGAGCCATCAGGGCGGACTGGAAGCCGCTGGAGGCGGCGTCGGCCAAGGCCAGGGCCGCGACGGCGGTCTTGCCCGAACCCACGTCGCCTTGCAGCAGCCGACCCATCTGCTCGCCCGAGGCCAGGTCGCCGCGGATTTCCTCGATGGCGCGGGCCTGGGCGCCGGTCAGGGTGAAGGGCAGGCCGGCCAGCATCCGGCGCGAGGCCTCGCCCGCCGTAATCCGCGCCGCCGGTGTGATCTGACGCGCGCGGCGTCGTCGCGCGAGAGCCAACTGGTGGGCGAACAGTTCATCGTAGGCCAGGCGCTGACGCGCCGGCGCCTCAGGCGTCAGGTCCATTTCGGACGCGGGTGCGTGCAGGGTCTCCAGCGCCGCGCGCCAGCCGGGCCAGCGCCGGGCCGCCAGCCAGGCGGCGTCCTGCCACTCGGCCAACTCTGGAGCCAACGCCAGCGCGCCCTGCGCCAGCTTCCTCACCACCCGCGAGGTCAGCCCCTGCGTCGCCGGATAGACGGGTTCGGACAGCGGAATCTCGTCCGCCTTGTCCAGCGGCAGGATGTAGTCGGGGTGCGCGATCTGCACCTCGTTATTGAAGCGCTCGACCTTGCCTGTGACCAGCCGCCGCTCGCCGCGCGGGGCCAGGCTCTCGATATGGCGCGGCGAACCCGCGAACCAGATCAGGTGAACGAATCCGGTCTCGTCTGACGCTCGCATCTTCAGCGGGGCGCCGATCTTGTGCGGCGGGATCAGTCGGTCGATCAGAACGTCGAAGACGCCGATCTCGCCCTCGACGGCGGCGGCGGCGGTCGTGCGGCGGCGCTGGATGATTCCGGACGGCGACAGGAACAGGACATCGCGCACCAGCGGACCCGCCAGCTTGTGCACGAGAGGCGCGCTTCTGGGCCCCACGCCCTTCAGGGTGGAGACGTCGGCAAACAGGGGAAAGAGAATCTCGGGCCGCATTAGCCTCAGCATAGCTGGCGAAAACGGAACGGGAACGCTATCTGATCGAACTCTTCACATGAACGGACCGGGCAAGGAACCGCGTGGCCGAAATTGACGCACGTCCAGAGGACAATCTGAAGCACCAGCGCCTGGGTCGGATCTCGTATCGCGCCTGGCGACGCGGCTTCCGCGAAGCCGACATGGTGCTGGGCCCCTTCACCGATCAGGTTGGACCGACGCTGAGCGACGAGGAGCTGGATCAGCTCGAGACCCTGCTGGATGAAGAGGATCAGTACCTCTACGCCTGGATCATCGAGAAGGAGCCGACGCCGCCGGAGTTCGACGGGCCGATGCTGGCGCGCATCCGGACTTTCATGCGCGAACACGTTGCGGCGGAAGTGGCCAAGGGTATCGGTTGATGAGTGAGGCGATGGCGCGGCGTGACGTCGAACTGGGCGGCGCGCCCGAGGGGCTGGATGCGCTGGTCGTCGCCGAGCGGCTGAAGGCGCAGGGCGGCGTGGGCCTGCTGGTGGCGCGGGATTATCAGCGGTCAGGAAATTTCACCCAAGCGCTCGGCTTCTTCGCCAGGGACATTGAACTTCTTGAATACCCGGCCTGGGATTGTCTGCCCTATGACCGGCTGAGCCCGACCGCCGCGGTCGCGGCTCAGCGGATGGCCACCCTGACCCGGTTGGCCCAGCGTGATCCGTCGGACACCAAGCCTCTGCTGGTCGTCGCCACCATCGCCGCCGTGACCCAGCGCACGCCGCCGCGTCAGGCTGTCACCGGGGCCGGGTTCGAGGCCCGCGTCGGCCGCGATCTGGATACGGCGGCGCTGGAACGCTACGTCTCGGCCAACGGCTATGTGCGCGCCTCGACCGTGTCGGAGCGCGGCGAGTACGCCATTCGCGGCGGCGTCATCGACGTCTTCCCGCCGGGCTTTGACGAGCCGGTGCGTCTGGACCTGTTCGGGTCCGAGCTGGAATCGATCCGCGCCTTTGATCCCGAGACCCAGCGCTCGACGCGGCAGCTGAAGCAGGTTTCCCTGCTACCCGTCTCCGAGGTGCTGCTGGACGCCGAGACCATCTCGCGCTTCCGCACCGGCTATCTGAACCTGTTCGGCGCAGCGGGCGACGAACCCATGTACGCCGCCGTCAGCGAGGGCGCGCGGCGTCAGGGGCTGGAGCACTGGCTGCCGCTCTTCTACGAGCGCCTCGACACCTTGTTCGACTTCCTGCCCGACACGGCGCCGGTCTTCCTCGACAGTCAGGTCGAGCAGGCGCGCGCGGAGCGCTGGACCCTGACGACCGACGCCTATGAGGCGCGGCGCGAGGCGGCCAAGGGCAAGGGCGGCGCGGCCTATCGCGCGCCCGCGCCGCAGAGCCTCTATCTGGACGAAGGCGAGTGGAACAGCGCCCTGGCCGGTCGCGCCGTGCGCCGCCTGTCGCCGCTGGCCGCCGATACGACGCGAGGCGGAGAGGACGCCGGCGGGCGTCTGGGCCACAGCTTCGCCGCCGAACGCACCCAGGACAGCGTCAACCTGTTCGCCGCCGTGGCCCAGCACGCCGAGCGGCTGAAAGCCGACGGCAAGCGGGTCCTGTTCGCCTCGTGGAGCGAGGGCTCGTCCGAGCGTCTGGCGGCCATGCTGGGCGATCACGGTCTGGAGCACGTCCTGCCGGTGCGCGATTGGGCCGACGTTCTGGCCTCGCCCAAGGACATCTATCTGCGCGCCGTCCTGCCGGTCGAGCATGGCTTCGTCACCGACGAGGTGGCGGTCATTTCCGAGACCGACATCCTGGGCGACCGTCTGGCGCGGCCTCGGCGCAAACGTCGGGCCTCCAACTTCCTGGCCGAGGCCTCG
Coding sequences within it:
- the recG gene encoding ATP-dependent DNA helicase RecG, with the translated sequence MRPEILFPLFADVSTLKGVGPRSAPLVHKLAGPLVRDVLFLSPSGIIQRRRTTAAAAVEGEIGVFDVLIDRLIPPHKIGAPLKMRASDETGFVHLIWFAGSPRHIESLAPRGERRLVTGKVERFNNEVQIAHPDYILPLDKADEIPLSEPVYPATQGLTSRVVRKLAQGALALAPELAEWQDAAWLAARRWPGWRAALETLHAPASEMDLTPEAPARQRLAYDELFAHQLALARRRRARQITPAARITAGEASRRMLAGLPFTLTGAQARAIEEIRGDLASGEQMGRLLQGDVGSGKTAVAALALADAASSGFQSALMAPTEILARQHYQRLGPMLEEAGIATILLTGRDTQAERRKRLAALASGEAQVAIGTHALFQDAVQFKRLALAVIDEQHRFGVNERQRLQAKGDPSLGGVHLLTMSATPIPRTLELTQYGELEVSRLMEKPPGRTPVATAVVPLVRIGEVAKRLKAAIDSGAQAYWICPLVAESEAIDLAAAEERANDLRRILQVEVGLAHGQMPGAEREAVMAEFAEGRIPLLVATTVVEVGVDVPNASIMVIEHADRFGLAQLHQLRGRVGRGAKSSTCILLYGGQDGALGETARERLETLRRTEDGFEIAEEDFRLRGGGDPLGLKQSGFPAYRFADPIKHRSLMLAASDDARLILGRDPDLASPRGEAVRVLESLFDWRTDRPSVD
- a CDS encoding succinate dehydrogenase assembly factor 2; this translates as MAEIDARPEDNLKHQRLGRISYRAWRRGFREADMVLGPFTDQVGPTLSDEELDQLETLLDEEDQYLYAWIIEKEPTPPEFDGPMLARIRTFMREHVAAEVAKGIG